AGTCTGGGGACTGAGGAGCAGCAGTACTAATTCTATTCTGGGGACTGAGCAGCAGTACTAGTCCTAGTCTGGGGCTGAGCAGCAGTACTAGTCCTAGTCTGGGGACTAAGCAGCAGTACTAGTCCTATTCTGGGGACTGAGCAGCAGTACTAGTCCTAGTCTGGGGACTGAGCAGCAGTACTAGTTCTATTCTGGGgactgagcagcagcagcagtactagTCCTAGTCTGGGGACTGAGCAGCAGTACTAGTCCTATTCTGGGGACTGAGCAGCAGTACTAGTCCTAGTCTGGGGACTGAGGAGCAGCAGCAGTACTAGTTCTATTCTGGGGACTGAGCAGCAGTACTAGTCCTAGTCTGGAGACTGAGCAGCAGTACTAGTCCTAGTCTGGGGACTGAGGAGCAGCAGCACAGACTCAGCACTGCTTTGAAGGGCACACATATGCTTGGGGGAACCACAGCTACAGTAGTGTGGTGTACTATTATCTGTATCGCTGCTTGGcaagaggctggagagggagagggggttctCTGGAGAATGCTTCATGCTATAGTCTAATGCTTCCATATCCTGCTTCATGCTACAGTCTAATGCTTCCACATCCTGCTTCATGCTACAGCCTAATGCTTCTATATCCTGCTTCATGCTACAGTCTAATGCTTCCATATACTGCTTCATGCTACAGTCTAATGCTTCCATATCCTGCTTCATGCTACAGTCTAATGCTTCCATATACTGCTTCATGCTACAGTCTAATGCTTCCATATCCTGCTTCATGCTACAGCCTAATGCTTCCATATCCTGCTTCATGCTACAGCCTAATGCTTCCACATACTGCTTCATGCTACAGTCTAATGCTTCCATATCCTGCTTCATGCTACAGTCTAATGCTTCCATATCCTGCTTCATGCTACAGTCTAATGCTTCCATATACTGCTTCATGCTACAGTCTAATGCTTCCATATCTGGAAAACCTGTCTCTTTTCTTTGAAAAAAACCCGCtcattctctcactccctcctctacttctctcctgttctctttccctccttccctcccctccctccctccctccttccttccctccttccttctctctcctcctacagATGTTGGTGAAGCAGAAAGAGGCTAACAGACAGAGTATGATCCTGCTGCAGAACGCAGACCCCAGCCTGCAGCTGATCAAGGCTCTGGAGGACGTGGCTAATGTTACCAAGACTCTGGAGCAGGAGAGACTGCAGCATCACCAGAAGGTAGGTATGTCTGAGACTGTCTGTTTAGTGTGCTGCAGAGCTCTGTTCTAAAATGCCCATCCTTggcaagggagaggagagggtgtgttgTCAGAAGAACAAGGAGGATACAACTGAAGGGCTTTAGTGAAATCAATACATGTTTAATCACAAGGCTCAAGTCTTCTCTTACACAGCACTTCAAAATGTTCTTGGTCAAAATGCCAGGTGTTGTAGAGTGAACattaacacacactcctatatggTCTCTCCTTGTGGTGCTTGGAATTAAAAACTCTGAAGGTCTTTAGCGACCAAAACGTAgagtttcaacaagtcaaaaagCAGAATTGCTCATCTTGATcacataatgagtagttatttgggGTGGAAAATGTTTTATAGATCAGTGATTATGTGCAGTCCAACTAAAATATAGTCAATCTGGATCTCAAACACACTGGTTGTCTCCATTCATCTCCATGTAGGTGAAGGCTCTGGAGGTTGAGCTACAGGAGTACTCTCTGAAACAGCAGATAGCAGAGCTGCAGAGCCAGCTGGAActgatggaggaggagaagagagagacagagggacgtcTGCAGGAGGTGGAGAAGAAGAACCGTGACCTAGAGAAAAGAGGTGAGGAGGACACCTACTGGCTGTCAATCACATCACACTGTGGGTAACAGCTTTTATTCCTGGAGCTTTGTGAAAGAATACATCTCCAGCAGTACCAGTAGAATAGATAGTTGTCCATCTTCTCGTGTTAAAAGACTGGTGGCCCAGGCTTCATCTAACACATCTGTCTTTTATATCTTTAGTGCAAGAGCTGCTGCAGGTCCAGAAGAGCACTGAGCCCTCACCAGGCCCTGAACCAGGGATCGCCCCACCCCCCGCCCCTGTTCCCcagcccctccacccccaccaccacccctccccctcctccaccccctcccccatCGCGATGCAACCCCCTCAGGTAAGACAATAGTCTGTTATTTTGTTGTGTACAGGCTTGCATGGAGAAATTAATGCTCTAACCACCGATCTGTCTAAACATACTTTAATTTACACTCTTCATTCAATAGCTCACTGATTGCAATCATGAGGAAATCATCCAAGGGTTCAAAGGGGAGATCCCCGAAGTTGGAGCAAGCTCCTGGTACgtttgaaatcacttagaatcaAATTTGCACCTGTCAGAATAATATACAATTTCAAGAATATGATTGAAATAATCCTTCATAATTGaggaattttatttttattttaaaatcacACATCTTTACAATATTGTCCAtgtaaccctctgtctctctccttgtcctGTAGAGGGAGGTGCAGAAGGAGGTACAGATGACGTCAAAGTGAAGGCAGTAAatgagatgatggagaggattaAACATGGAGTGGTTCTGAGGCCTGTCAAGGGAGGAGACACTAAGGTGAAGAGGTCAACAGTTCATGTTTTGTTTAAATAATTGTCTTGGGAAATTGTGGAAATATAGACTCTACTTAATGTTCTCAAACTGTGGAAATATAGACTCAAACTGATTACTCCCTTATTTTTCCAACCATGCCATGTTTTCTAATCAACTGACTGTCTCCCCAAAGAGAGTTGTCGTAAAAGTGAGTATATTGACTTTTACATCAATTTTGTGATAGTGAAGTCTCTCTGGATCCTAAAATCACCAACAAAAAACCCGACATGCTAAACCCCATATCACAGGGATAATCCACATCATATGGTACTAGAGTGAAATGGATTATAGCAGTTCTGTTATTAATCTCTTACTAAAACCGGTCTTCAGTTTGTCTTTTGGAATGGGCTCTTTCTCCTTGTGTAACATTGCCCATGGATTACCTCACAGTGTAGACTGACAGACACCACATGGCTGTTGCtttcatttcatttattttatattgATTGACACCATCACCATGACAATTTACAGGCTCCGAGGAGAAAAATCTATAAAATGGCCTCCAGCTTTACCTTTATTCTCTCTAATATAGACCAGCTATGTGATAAAAGCTAACACTAGCTGCCAGGCCCGATGTGTGCGTAAGCACATAAGTAAAATATGTGTTATGTCCTGTTTATTAACTTAGTTGATGTATTAATACCATTCTCTCAACCCCTAGAAACCTCCAGTAATGGAAGAAAAGCTGCCACAGGAGAGTGCCATGGAAGAACTGAAAGGCATTCTGGTATGAAGTGTTTTATTTTATTAGTCTTATTATAAAAGCTCATATATGCTTTTAAGAAATGATGAAACATATATGTTATATAATTATATCTGTTACCAACTGTAAAGCATGTTGTCTGTATTTTTGGACCCCCCCCCCAGGAGACGGTGAAGAAGAGTCCCAGTCGGGGGTCTCAGGAGTCGGCCCCGTCCCCCCCAGGGAAGAGCCCTGTCAGCAGTGAGCTGGAGGTCATCCTTAGGAGGAGACGTAAACAGGCCTGCGACTCTGGAGGAGGTAGCAAAACCATTTGTTTGTTTGGCTTTCTTCATTCTCCTAAAATGGGTATCAGTAGAGTCTCCTCagaggaggaccatcctcctcagtgaatttcataaaaatataaatagtgaaacAAAGatgaaactatactaaatatatttacATCACCAatgaattgattaaaacacactgttttgcagtgaaggtctacagtaggtcAACAGCACTCTGCAGGGTAGCACCagggtgtagccggaggacagctagcttccatcctcctctgggtacattgacttcaataaaaaacctaggaggctcgtggttctcacccccttccatagacttacacagtaattaggacaacttccggaggacgtcctccaacctataggagctcttgcagcatgaactgacatattttccacccaatcaaaggatcagagaattaatttAGTAATGAAAgcgtaagctacagctagctagcacagcaGTGCATAAAATGCGGTGATCTGTTTGAgatgggtgtttgagtaggctaaactagctagctgcattcgatgctagctaagtaagtgaaagtgaaatatATATACtacgaaatatagctagctctctctcttgcttctccttaatttttggaagaaatgaatttgttcaaaactattgtctttctctgtctgagtCAACTagtcaccacattttatgcactgctgtgctagctagctgtatcttatgctttcagtactaaattcattctctgatcctttgattgggtggacaacatgttagctagctggctatctaACACTGGAATTCTTCCAAGTCAATGTAAGCTTTTGATTTCACTAATTTATTGCCCTCCGGTGtatctgctaaactgcttgctgctgactgtactgcatgattatagcaggtttactaacgcgttagttctagtagctatggtGATTGTCTATGacgtgacaacaatgtaggctgtgtgtagcgtttagcggtcatgatatgaaggtttggcttggaatttCTTTTTGCccggtcacagacagctgatgtgttgtgcactgaagtccacaagtgaagggaataGGTGAGAGGAGGCGAGCTCGTAGATagttgcgagaaggaattatatatacaatgagcaaagtgatcatgctgtttgtatgtgggttgctatgaaagtgaactgtgtttgatcaggggtgtattcattccgccgagtCTGTtgaaaaaacatttcttaaacggaagcaaacgtaacaaaacggggataaacatacctgaatttgtccaatagaaactctcatttgcaactgttggactaatgaatacaccctggATAACTTAGATGCAGGCAAGAATGTGCAAGGCGTTATTGaacgtgtcactgtctgtcaccttgaaaACTCAAAAATgatctcgacctgtgcacctacgttgtaaactttcattcataggctaggttggaGCTACCTCATGACGGGTTTAGGGGACATTCTAGTATCATGCAGTAGCCTGAACCTATTGATGTGAATATGATTGACAGAAATAGtcaaataaggccatgctcataaaacatttaaaagacATCAACCATCACTGATGGGTATATACAGACTATTTGAGTGTCCTGCTGAAAAAGAGATGCACATTCTAGCCTTGACTATTCTACATTTCCCACCAGAGGGCTCAATAGACCCTGTCATGATCATTTGCATACAGTACTCTAATCATTAAACTATAGACCAGGGCATGCAGGATGTCACTATTCATTAGTGGTGAGCCACATTCACAGTGTTGTGAATTCAATAAGAATGATGCAGTGCAGTCTTTGTATCCAGTTCCTAAAATATCTTTGCCTTTGAATATGTCCTGGGACAACCGAGTGTACTGGATGGTTAGATGTTAGGCCTACAGTGTACTGGATGGTTAGATGTTAGGCCTACAGTGTACTGGATGGTTAGATGTTAGGCCTACAGTGTACTGGATGGTTAGATGTTAGGCCTACAGTGTACTGAACCTATGGTTAGATGTTAGGCCTACAGTGTACTGGATGGTTAGATGTTAGGCCTACAGTGTACTGAACCTATGGTTAGATGTTAGGCCTACAGTGTACTGAACCTATGGTTAGATGTTAGGCCTACTGTGTACTGAACCTATGGTTAGATGTTAGGCCTACAGTGTACTGGATGTTTAGATGTTAGGCCTACAGTGTACTGAACCTATGGTTAGATGTTAGGCCTACAGTGTACTGAACCTATGGTTAGATGTTAGGCCTACTCTGTACTGAACCTATGGTTAGATGTTAGGCCTACAGTGTACTGAACCTATGGTTAGATGTTAGGTCTACAGTGTACTGGATGGTTAGATGTTAGGCCTACAGTGTACTGGACCTATGGTTAGATGTTAGGCCTACAGTGTACTGAACCTATGGTTAGATGTTAGGCCTACAGTGTACTGAACCTATGGTTAGATGTTGGGTCTACAGTGTACTGGATGGTTAGATGTTAGGCCTACAGTGTACTGAACCTATGGTTAGATGTTAGGCCTACAGTGTGGCTAGTAAACGCTTGCATTACTGTTTACTTTGTGAAATGCCCATCAAATATGTGATTGTTTATGCTCTTAGATCATATAGTAATCTACTGGAGATAAtaacccacagagagagtgaACATGCTGTTCTCTTACATCATGTCCCTACAAACCCCTTTGTCTCGCTCCCTCAGATGAGAGCAGGGACGGACAAATAAGCAAGGTCTCGTCCTCTGACAGCCTGAATGGGAGGCACAGCCAGAGTTCCCACAGCTCCGACAGCTCTGGCAAAGAGCCAGAGGGGCCCACAGGGCCAGGGCCTGGGCAGAGCCCCAGAGAGCCAGCCTCCCCCAGCGGAAGGGGGCCCGGCCCAGCTGTAGCAGCCAGGCGCAGGTCAGACTCTTGCCAAGAGCCCCAAGCAGGGTCCTGGCAGGACAGGAGGTCCCGTACTTCTTTGTCTGAGAAAGAGGTCTACTCTGAGGCACCGGTCATCAATGGATGCATTGTCAGGTAATGTACATCTATTATGGTGACCATCCTCATGTCAATTATTTCAGCTAAATTGGCCCAGATATGATAGGCACAACtacgttgggtcagtaaccgaaaggtcgctggtttgaatacctgagccgACATGGTGAAAAAtcggtcaatgtgcccttgagcaaggcacttaaccctaatttgctccaggggcgccctactactatggctgaccctgtaaaacaaaacatttcactgcacctattcggtgtgtgacaataaaacatttatttgtgtTTTTTACCATAAGAATCAAAGTTGGCAATTTGCTTATTTTCAAACAAAAGGATTCTTTCAAAGACTTTGTTGGTGCAAAATACATGTAGGAAAATGTGAAGGACTTTTGAAGGAGAACTTGCTCACCCTTGTTGTGTGTTCCAACAGTGGGGAGGAGCCTGAGAAGCAGAAGCCTGAGAAATGGGCACCACAACCCAACGGAATCAGCCATCTTAACCCTAGCCTGAGTGTGGAGTTGGACACGCATGCCACACACTCTCCCAGCCTCTCCGCAGGGCCCAACCCACTCAACGGGAACAGGAACACGGATGCAGAGTGTTGAAGGTCGGCTCCAGAGGTCCCTGGGCAaccaggaaggcaggcaggctgaGGAAAGCTGCACAATTTGCACAGAATCTCAGTTATCTGCAGTTAGAGACACTTAATTATAAAAGCTTTAGGTTATTTTATTTTATGCACAAACTCTCTCGATCTGATGTGGCTTTGTGTCATCATCTAATGCACTGTTTTAGAATACAACCTTTTTATTTGAccagtctctctcttcctctaacaGGAGCTGAATGATACTTCTAATATATGGCACAAACGTATTTAATTCTAGTTCTGCTTCTTCCTTGCTCTTCCTGAACCTAAAGAAGACAATAACCTACCGTAAGACTTTCAGTAAAGTCACTGCTTACTTTTTGCAGCAGAAGCACCACCTAAACATCGATAAAGAACAATGTTTAAGATCTGGGTCATCATAAGCAAATAGGATACAGATATTGCACATTATTAAGGCACTTTTGCTATTTCAAAACTGGAGCTCTGTTTCGGTTTGTGAACTATCTATCTTTAATGTGTAATCAATGCAAATACAGCGTAGGGATGCAAATGAAAGCCATGCACGTGTTTCAATCAAAATAGCCTACCATCCTTGAGGATTAGGTGCTTGTGTACTCAGTCTACCTCGTATTAGACACACTTGCCTCTTGACTATCCTAAATTGTATTTAATGGGAAAAACATGATATAGTAGCATCTTCATGCAATGGGACAACATTTGTAAATGTCTTCCACCTACATTCCCAAGCTGTATAAGGTGCTTTGTTCATATTTGCTGGTATACTCCCATTGTTTCTTTACTGCTGTAACCTGATTTCATCCTATGTGTATTCCCCACCTGCATTATGTTAGTAGGTAACGCTTTCAGATATCTAGTACAACCTAAAACAACTGGATTAAACAGTATGCAAATTTAACTGATACAGCAACTAAATCtaagaaataaatacatttgaaggCTCATAGGGCATTCATTCACACACCCATCATGACATTGTAAATGTTTCTTAAAAACATAGAAACAACATTGAGAGCATTGACTCTATTGTAAGTAATTTCTATAAAGCCTTCTTTCATCAAATTGAAAGGAAATCT
The sequence above is drawn from the Salmo salar chromosome ssa05, Ssal_v3.1, whole genome shotgun sequence genome and encodes:
- the LOC106604134 gene encoding LOW QUALITY PROTEIN: shootin-1 (The sequence of the model RefSeq protein was modified relative to this genomic sequence to represent the inferred CDS: inserted 2 bases in 2 codons) is translated as MLQSSSSGLVQMEGFGEEARDTQKIQCKRLTEERDEAESQLKHIKRVSQMVIEEVSVLQTQLAIEKSCRENAEALATKLNSENRKLKYLSLSSRPCLDEMLPSITDCMPLEEETDTQDTSPDPYRQYQQQVKELQETVSTLLEEKKRLACQLQEQQRQIEELTILAEKEQAEMKELHKTIEQQSKTIKRFNRVSVMATTEYEEMKEQLDLEQSLRVKAETYAHEMLVKQKEANRQSMILLQNADPSLQLIKALEDVANVTKTLEQERLQHHQKVKALEVELQEYSLKQQIAELQSQLELMEEEKRETEGRLQEVEKKNRDLEKRVQELLQVQKSTEPSPGPEPGIAPPPAPVPQXPPPPPPXPPPPPPPPPSRCNPLSSLIAIMRKSSKGSKGRSPKLEQAPEGGAEGGTDDVKVKAVNEMMERIKHGVVLRPVKGGDTKRVVVKKPPVMEEKLPQESAMEELKGILETVKKSPSRGSQESAPSPPGKSPVSSELEVILRRRRKQACDSGGDESRDGQISKVSSSDSLNGRHSQSSHSSDSSGKEPEGPTGPGPGQSPREPASPSGRGPGPAVAARRRSDSCQEPQAGSWQDRRSRTSLSEKEVYSEAPVINGCIVSGEEPEKQKPEKWAPQPNGISHLNPSLSVELDTHATHSPSLSAGPNPLNGNRNTDAEC